Proteins encoded within one genomic window of Arcobacter sp. F2176:
- a CDS encoding CCA tRNA nucleotidyltransferase — protein MCILSTKKTSIKLPNTLTGILKLLQEKGAKPILVGGCVRDHFLNLQIKDYDIEVFHIENFEILSKYLEQFGKVKLVGKSYGVLKLSVDGDEYDFALPRVEKKIAKGHKGFEVISNSYLSFKEAAIRRDFTINALGYDFTNEEILDPFDGLKDLENKTLRHIDDNSFIEDPLRVYRAVQFASRFEFTLDNKTLELCKKIVSNKDLEELPKERIFEELKKLFLKSSKPSIGFELLKELGVLEYFSELKVLIGCEQEPQYHPEGDVWIHTLMCLDEMAKIKTNDENKDLVLFLAILCHDFGKPLCTKVIDGKITSHKHESLGIKPTVSFLEKLTNDKKLIADVFPLVKYHLSPFQLYLHNSSDKAVKRLALKVDIEMLCLVCLADCLGRTIEDKCKCHEAISWLKNRASQLEVTNSGPKSIVMGKDLIALGFAPGVLFKEILEYAFDLQLDEDLPKELIIEKIKEKYIKG, from the coding sequence ATGTGCATATTATCAACGAAAAAAACTAGTATCAAGTTACCTAATACTCTAACAGGGATACTAAAACTTTTACAAGAAAAGGGTGCCAAACCTATTCTTGTAGGAGGATGTGTTAGAGACCACTTTTTAAACTTACAAATAAAAGATTATGACATAGAAGTTTTTCATATAGAAAACTTTGAAATACTCTCAAAATATTTAGAACAATTTGGAAAAGTAAAACTTGTTGGTAAATCATATGGAGTGCTAAAACTCTCAGTTGATGGTGACGAGTATGATTTTGCCCTGCCAAGAGTTGAAAAAAAAATTGCAAAAGGACATAAAGGTTTTGAAGTCATAAGTAATAGTTATTTAAGCTTTAAAGAAGCAGCTATTAGACGAGATTTTACAATCAATGCACTTGGATATGATTTTACAAATGAAGAGATTTTAGATCCATTTGATGGATTAAAAGATTTAGAAAATAAAACTTTAAGACATATAGATGATAATAGTTTTATTGAAGATCCTTTAAGAGTTTATCGAGCAGTACAATTTGCATCAAGATTTGAATTTACCTTAGATAATAAGACATTAGAATTATGTAAAAAAATAGTTTCAAATAAAGATTTAGAAGAGTTGCCAAAAGAGCGAATTTTTGAGGAGTTAAAAAAACTCTTTTTAAAATCATCTAAGCCCTCAATTGGATTTGAACTTTTAAAAGAGTTGGGAGTATTAGAATATTTTTCAGAATTAAAGGTACTAATTGGCTGTGAACAAGAGCCCCAATACCATCCAGAAGGTGATGTTTGGATTCATACTTTAATGTGTTTAGATGAAATGGCAAAAATAAAAACAAATGATGAGAATAAAGATTTAGTTTTGTTTTTAGCAATACTTTGTCATGATTTTGGAAAACCTTTATGTACAAAAGTAATAGATGGGAAAATAACTTCACATAAACATGAGTCTTTGGGCATAAAACCCACAGTATCATTTTTAGAAAAACTAACAAATGACAAAAAACTTATAGCAGATGTTTTTCCCTTAGTTAAATATCACCTTTCTCCTTTTCAATTATATTTGCACAATAGTAGTGATAAGGCAGTAAAAAGATTAGCCTTAAAAGTTGATATTGAGATGTTATGTTTAGTTTGTCTAGCTGATTGTTTAGGTCGAACAATTGAAGATAAATGCAAATGCCATGAAGCCATTTCTTGGTTAAAAAACAGAGCTTCACAATTAGAAGTTACAAATAGTGGACCAAAATCTATTGTTATGGGAAAAGATTTGATAGCTTTAGGATTTGCTCCAGGAGTTTTATTTAAAGAGATTTTGGAGTATGCTTTTGATTTACAACTTGATGAAGATTTACCAAAAGAGTTAATAATAGAAAAAATAAAAGAGAAATATATCAAGGGGTGA
- a CDS encoding apolipoprotein N-acyltransferase, translating into MFFLKRVYFNKINIIKGLITALLFSTPIYLAYFGFEIKIINTICLLLSLYFILRIDRISLFYSGFFVGILWFYWVSFSFRYYDLSYLIPLVILFFGLIYAFLFLFISIKDNIYLRAMLFFTLTYLNPFGFNWFKPDILLLDSYFEANKIVLVLVILSTIFLVKRRVFIYTICIIIISFIHINPKPTLLSNVDISLPNFYFNQDYKWDRKNLAAIIDTNFKQINEAIKENKDVVVLPETTFPFILNKQEFVLQSLLEKSHKITIIAGALYYKDNEYKNSTYIFKAGNLQVASKVVLVPFGEEIPLPKIFRDFINKIFYNGAKDYTKDSTPTDYRIKNVLFRNAICYEATSEELYKNLGNTKNIIAISNNAWFTPSIEPTLQKLLLRLYSKKYGVNIYHEINGSENYIITP; encoded by the coding sequence ATGTTTTTCCTAAAACGCGTGTATTTTAACAAAATCAATATAATAAAAGGCTTGATTACAGCTTTATTGTTCTCAACTCCTATATATTTAGCATATTTTGGATTTGAAATCAAAATTATCAATACAATTTGTTTACTTCTTTCTTTATATTTTATTTTAAGAATAGATAGAATTTCGCTTTTTTATAGTGGTTTTTTTGTTGGAATTTTATGGTTTTATTGGGTAAGTTTTTCTTTTAGATATTATGATTTGAGTTATTTAATTCCTCTTGTGATTTTATTTTTTGGCCTTATTTATGCTTTTCTTTTCTTATTTATTTCCATAAAAGATAATATTTATTTAAGAGCCATGCTCTTTTTTACTTTAACATATTTAAATCCCTTTGGGTTTAACTGGTTCAAACCTGATATTTTACTTTTAGATAGCTATTTTGAAGCAAATAAAATAGTGCTTGTTCTTGTTATTTTATCTACAATATTTTTAGTTAAAAGAAGAGTCTTTATTTATACAATATGTATAATTATTATTTCTTTTATACACATAAATCCAAAGCCAACACTTCTTAGTAATGTAGATATATCTTTGCCAAATTTTTATTTCAATCAAGATTATAAATGGGATAGAAAAAACCTTGCAGCCATTATTGATACAAATTTCAAACAAATTAATGAAGCAATAAAAGAAAATAAAGATGTAGTTGTACTACCAGAAACTACCTTTCCTTTTATATTAAATAAACAAGAATTTGTACTACAAAGTTTATTAGAAAAGTCACATAAAATCACAATCATAGCTGGTGCTTTGTATTACAAAGATAATGAATATAAAAACTCAACTTATATTTTCAAGGCTGGTAATTTACAAGTTGCTTCAAAAGTCGTATTAGTACCCTTTGGAGAAGAGATTCCTTTACCTAAAATATTTAGGGATTTCATAAATAAAATATTTTATAATGGTGCAAAAGACTATACAAAAGATAGTACTCCAACAGATTATAGAATAAAAAATGTACTTTTTAGAAATGCTATTTGTTATGAAGCTACAAGTGAAGAGTTATATAAAAACCTAGGAAATACAAAAAATATTATTGCCATATCAAATAATGCTTGGTTTACCCCATCTATTGAACCAACTTTACAAAAACTTTTACTAAGGCTTTATTCAAAAAAATATGGAGTTAATATCTATCATGAGATAAATGGAAGTGAAAATTATATCATCACCCCTTGA
- the yajC gene encoding preprotein translocase subunit YajC: MGQSGDLISSLLPLVALFAIFYFLIIRPQQKQAKQHKQMIADLKKGDKIVTNGGLIVEISKVEETSLTVKNVDGSEMKLAREFVAKLAE; the protein is encoded by the coding sequence ATGGGTCAAAGCGGTGACTTAATAAGTTCATTATTACCTCTTGTTGCATTATTTGCAATATTCTACTTTTTAATTATTAGACCACAACAAAAGCAAGCTAAACAGCATAAGCAAATGATTGCGGATTTGAAAAAAGGTGACAAGATTGTAACAAATGGTGGCTTAATCGTTGAAATTTCAAAAGTTGAAGAGACTTCTTTAACTGTAAAAAATGTAGATGGTTCAGAAATGAAATTAGCAAGAGAGTTTGTAGCTAAACTTGCTGAATAA
- the secD gene encoding protein translocase subunit SecD: MKILNYRLIIFILSIIFGVAFSMPSFLQTNTGKKISLGLDLQGGLHLLLGVKTQEAVVSKIKSIAATVKYYTDDEDILIEDLSINPDSVSFIILDPDEVKRVDEMLKKIKGLVISKSEDNNYELTLTPEEIALTKDQAVSQAVETIRNRLDQFGLAEPTVVRQGTTDIVVELPGIKTQADEQAARELISKPANLELMAVDEDRADQVYTMSGSEASQYGDIILEDANEPAKKYLVKEIPILNGSQVTDAQVSFDQSNQAIINFTLNSIGAKVFGDFTAKSVGKRLAIVLDGKVYSAPNIRERIGGGSGQISGGFTVVEAGNVAIALRSGALPASVELLEKRSVGPSLGADSIKSSMIALIAGFALVVVFMIAYYGMAGVVANVALVTNIFIIIAIMAMFGATLTLPGMAGIVLTVGMAVDANVIITERIKELLKNGVSITKAIEDGYSNAMRAILDANITTLLVAVILYVYGTGPIKGFAITISIGILASMLTAILGTHGIYESLLPKMNREKNLRKWFGMK; this comes from the coding sequence TTGAAAATCTTAAATTATAGACTTATAATATTTATATTAAGCATTATTTTTGGTGTCGCATTTTCTATGCCATCATTTCTTCAAACCAATACAGGTAAAAAAATCTCTTTAGGACTTGACTTACAAGGTGGACTTCATCTTTTATTAGGTGTAAAAACACAAGAAGCAGTAGTTTCTAAAATCAAATCAATAGCAGCAACAGTAAAATATTATACTGATGATGAAGATATATTGATTGAAGATTTATCAATAAACCCAGATAGTGTAAGCTTTATTATACTAGACCCAGATGAAGTTAAAAGAGTTGATGAGATGCTTAAAAAAATCAAGGGCTTAGTTATTTCAAAGAGTGAAGATAATAATTATGAATTAACTTTAACTCCTGAAGAGATTGCACTTACAAAAGATCAAGCTGTTTCACAAGCTGTTGAGACTATTAGAAATAGGCTTGACCAATTTGGTTTAGCTGAACCTACTGTTGTTAGACAAGGGACAACTGATATTGTTGTTGAACTTCCAGGAATAAAAACTCAAGCAGATGAACAAGCAGCAAGAGAACTTATCTCAAAACCTGCAAACTTAGAACTTATGGCAGTAGATGAAGATAGAGCTGATCAAGTTTATACTATGAGTGGTTCTGAAGCTTCACAATATGGAGATATTATTTTAGAAGATGCAAATGAACCTGCTAAAAAATATCTTGTAAAAGAAATACCAATCTTAAATGGAAGTCAAGTAACAGATGCACAAGTTTCTTTTGACCAGTCAAATCAAGCAATTATTAATTTTACACTAAATTCTATTGGTGCAAAAGTTTTTGGTGACTTTACCGCAAAAAGTGTTGGGAAAAGACTTGCTATTGTTTTAGATGGAAAAGTTTATTCTGCACCAAATATTAGAGAGAGAATTGGTGGAGGAAGCGGACAAATTTCTGGTGGATTTACTGTTGTAGAAGCTGGAAATGTAGCAATTGCACTTAGAAGTGGTGCTTTACCTGCTTCTGTTGAATTGTTAGAAAAAAGAAGTGTTGGTCCATCTTTGGGAGCTGATTCTATTAAATCTTCAATGATAGCATTAATTGCTGGTTTTGCTTTAGTTGTTGTGTTTATGATTGCTTATTATGGTATGGCTGGTGTTGTTGCAAATGTGGCACTTGTAACAAATATATTTATTATAATAGCTATAATGGCTATGTTTGGAGCAACCTTAACTTTACCAGGAATGGCGGGTATTGTATTAACAGTAGGTATGGCTGTTGATGCCAATGTTATTATCACAGAGAGAATAAAAGAACTACTTAAAAATGGAGTATCTATTACAAAAGCTATAGAAGATGGTTATTCAAATGCAATGAGAGCAATCTTAGATGCAAATATTACAACTTTACTTGTGGCAGTTATTCTTTATGTATATGGAACAGGACCTATAAAAGGGTTTGCTATTACTATTTCTATTGGTATATTAGCATCTATGTTAACTGCAATACTTGGTACACATGGTATCTATGAGTCTTTATTACCTAAGATGAATAGAGAGAAAAATTTAAGAAAATGGTTTGGGATGAAATAA
- the secF gene encoding protein translocase subunit SecF, whose protein sequence is MEFFKGDKIYNFMGKRLPFLGFSTILVVASIVLLFTKGVNFGIDFAGGTLVQVKYEKAAPIDKIRDILNKTKEYKNSSITKFGSDDEIIIRVTTSTNSVSSDLSDEIRNVLASTGNFEIRRVDIVGPKVGGELREKGLMAFVLSLIVIMIYVSFRFEWRFALASILALVHDVTIALGAVSLFGIEVNLDILAAILTLLGYSLNDTIIVFDRIREGVQTSKESDLSTVVNDSVSRTLSRTTLTSLTTFFVVATLYFFGGEIINGFAFTLLVGIIVGTYSSIFIAASFLVQLKFSIEDFRAKEVEKVKKQKEKEKMRAMFEQGTV, encoded by the coding sequence ATGGAATTTTTTAAAGGCGATAAAATATATAATTTTATGGGTAAGAGATTACCATTTTTAGGTTTTTCTACTATTTTAGTTGTGGCATCGATTGTATTACTTTTTACAAAAGGTGTTAATTTTGGTATTGATTTTGCTGGTGGAACTTTAGTTCAAGTAAAATATGAAAAAGCTGCTCCAATTGACAAAATTAGAGATATTTTAAATAAAACAAAAGAGTACAAAAACTCTTCAATCACAAAATTTGGTAGTGATGATGAGATAATTATTAGAGTAACAACATCAACAAATAGTGTATCAAGTGACTTAAGTGATGAGATTAGAAATGTACTAGCAAGTACTGGAAACTTTGAAATAAGAAGAGTTGATATAGTAGGACCAAAAGTTGGTGGTGAGTTAAGAGAAAAAGGGTTAATGGCCTTTGTTTTATCATTAATTGTGATTATGATTTATGTATCTTTTAGATTTGAGTGGAGATTTGCCCTTGCTTCTATTTTGGCTTTAGTACATGATGTTACTATTGCTTTAGGTGCTGTTAGTTTATTTGGAATAGAAGTAAACTTAGATATCTTAGCAGCTATTCTTACACTTCTAGGATACTCATTAAATGATACAATTATTGTATTTGATAGAATTAGAGAGGGAGTTCAAACTTCAAAAGAGAGTGACCTTTCAACAGTAGTTAATGATTCTGTTTCAAGAACACTATCAAGAACTACTCTTACTTCATTGACAACTTTCTTTGTTGTTGCTACTTTATATTTCTTCGGTGGAGAGATTATCAATGGTTTTGCCTTTACTTTATTAGTGGGTATTATTGTAGGTACATATTCATCTATCTTTATCGCAGCTTCATTTTTAGTTCAATTAAAATTCTCTATTGAGGATTTTAGAGCTAAAGAAGTTGAGAAGGTGAAGAAACAAAAAGAGAAAGAGAAGATGAGGGCGATGTTTGAGCAAGGAACAGTCTAA